From Echinicola soli, a single genomic window includes:
- a CDS encoding HipA N-terminal domain-containing protein — protein sequence MKRAKVLRNGELVGWLTKEGPEKYTFSYDQTWFDDPQKPALSLTLPKSQKDYRSEHLFPFFFNMLSEGVNLKLQARQYQIDESDYFGLLLLTADKETIGPITIHPINEP from the coding sequence ATGAAAAGGGCCAAGGTATTAAGAAACGGAGAATTGGTAGGCTGGCTGACCAAGGAAGGCCCTGAAAAGTATACTTTTTCATATGACCAGACCTGGTTTGATGATCCGCAAAAACCTGCGCTTAGTCTTACTTTGCCCAAAAGCCAAAAAGATTATCGATCAGAGCACCTATTTCCTTTCTTTTTCAATATGCTTTCAGAAGGCGTAAACTTAAAGCTCCAGGCCCGTCAATACCAAATTGATGAATCCGATTATTTTGGACTTTTATTGCTCACCGCTGACAAAGAGACCATTGGCCCCATCACTATCCACCCCATAAATGAACCATGA
- a CDS encoding VOC family protein translates to MAAVSTYLNFDRDTEAAFLFYKSVFGGEFFGDGFMRMGDVPPQEGMPPLADEDKALVMHVELKILGVHNLMGTDSPESMGFRLNKGNNVSINLQPDTRKETKRLFDALSEGGNVTMELQEMFWGDYFGSCFDKFGVQWMFNCGEKPSS, encoded by the coding sequence ATGGCAGCAGTAAGCACTTATTTAAATTTTGATAGAGACACTGAAGCGGCATTTCTCTTTTACAAGTCCGTATTTGGAGGCGAGTTTTTCGGTGATGGCTTTATGCGTATGGGCGATGTACCACCGCAAGAAGGCATGCCTCCCCTCGCCGATGAAGACAAAGCTCTCGTGATGCACGTGGAACTAAAAATCCTTGGTGTCCACAACCTCATGGGAACGGATTCTCCTGAAAGTATGGGCTTCAGGCTGAACAAAGGAAACAATGTCAGCATCAACCTACAGCCCGACACCCGAAAGGAAACCAAACGGCTCTTTGACGCCCTTTCAGAAGGAGGAAACGTGACGATGGAACTCCAAGAAATGTTTTGGGGAGACTATTTCGGAAGCTGCTTTGATAAATTTGGCGTCCAATGGATGTTTAACTGCGGCGAAAAACCATCCTCGTAA
- a CDS encoding alpha/beta fold hydrolase translates to MDMKTSLLTLMLIFNLAISSVAQTNNASKTGYAPVNGLKMYYEIHGEGRPLVLVHGSFMTIPANYGQLIPELAKTHKVIALELQGHGRSADIDRPFSYENFADDVAGLLEYLEIEKADFIGYSLGGTITLQTAIAHPEKVGKIIFISSAFKDTGWSSDIQQSIANLTVGQFEGTPIQTIYEEVATDPGNWRDFMSKMIAFEKQPYDLGLSNIKAIPGPVLIIKGDYDGVDMTHTMELFEAFGGGGTGMMEPLSPSGFAVIPSTTHITLMEKTEDLLDFIQPFLAVD, encoded by the coding sequence ATGGATATGAAAACGTCATTGCTAACACTAATGCTTATTTTCAATCTAGCAATCAGCTCAGTAGCACAGACAAACAACGCCTCAAAAACTGGCTATGCCCCCGTAAACGGCCTTAAAATGTACTATGAAATCCATGGGGAAGGCCGGCCATTAGTGCTTGTCCATGGAAGTTTTATGACCATTCCTGCCAATTACGGCCAGCTTATTCCCGAACTCGCCAAAACCCACAAAGTCATCGCCCTAGAACTGCAAGGTCATGGGCGCTCAGCTGACATTGACCGCCCTTTTTCGTATGAAAATTTTGCAGACGATGTGGCTGGGCTCTTGGAATATCTAGAAATCGAAAAGGCCGATTTTATCGGGTATAGTCTTGGAGGAACCATCACGCTCCAGACTGCCATCGCCCATCCAGAAAAAGTAGGAAAGATCATTTTCATCTCTTCTGCTTTCAAGGACACCGGCTGGTCCTCGGATATCCAACAGTCCATCGCAAATTTGACAGTGGGGCAGTTTGAGGGGACTCCCATCCAGACGATATACGAGGAAGTAGCCACAGATCCGGGCAATTGGCGTGACTTTATGTCCAAGATGATCGCTTTCGAAAAGCAGCCCTATGATCTTGGTCTATCAAATATCAAAGCAATCCCCGGTCCGGTATTGATAATAAAAGGCGATTATGACGGTGTGGACATGACACACACCATGGAGCTATTTGAGGCTTTTGGAGGGGGAGGCACAGGCATGATGGAACCCTTGTCACCGTCCGGCTTTGCGGTCATCCCCAGCACAACCCACATCACACTAATGGAAAAAACGGAAGATCTCCTTGACTTCATCCAACCTTTCTTAGCGGTAGATTAA
- a CDS encoding RagB/SusD family nutrient uptake outer membrane protein, giving the protein MKNSMFNKTLLIVALIFAFLSCTTLEEEVLDESLTGTGQAEVVSGSIAPVYGLLRQVWMHTVNFGLQEVASDEGILPYRGGTDWFDGGKFIAVHQHLMTPTNGLVGDAWTYITQTLSRAVLAEERLRLEVENGNSAAQDALYEMIAMKAYLNMLALDNWGLVFRKEYSNDLSEILRGEAAVEYLEGELLSVVDVINSDKGPGRLNKYAVEALLARLYLNAAVYRDPYGTPDFRQEDMDKVIEYTSNIIDGPYALSAEYFDLFSDDNDASPEVIFSLDQRGVLQTEHSRWAYWSMSGDQIPRPEFPNTRGTDAVAATPDFYQSWVDAYGDVDPADADARFFKENTVIPEDLRDLTGVNPNNDADHYYCVEATEFEVDRGILRNIIWGPRKDESGNIMTCEDGTVRIYPVINRRSSGADIRYVDHTLKVDFTTEGSLHNAGYRFSKYQFSHTAPNCCSNSSVDLVLIRLGEIYLMRAEAKLRKGDNAGALADVNTLRTSRDARPAQTPAPFDDIDLDILFRESGFELYWEGHRRNYQIRYGKYEDSWTEKNDADVHKRLFPIPQKAMDGASSEPGFLEQNAGY; this is encoded by the coding sequence ATGAAAAATAGCATGTTTAACAAGACACTTCTGATCGTTGCATTGATATTTGCATTTCTAAGTTGTACGACGTTAGAAGAAGAGGTACTGGATGAGTCCTTGACCGGTACAGGTCAGGCCGAGGTGGTCAGCGGATCTATCGCGCCGGTATACGGCCTGCTTCGTCAGGTATGGATGCATACTGTTAATTTTGGTCTTCAGGAGGTCGCTTCTGATGAGGGAATACTCCCTTACCGTGGAGGTACGGATTGGTTTGATGGCGGTAAGTTTATTGCCGTTCACCAGCACTTGATGACCCCTACAAACGGCTTGGTAGGGGACGCTTGGACGTATATTACACAGACGCTTTCCAGAGCGGTATTGGCAGAAGAAAGACTACGCCTTGAGGTGGAAAATGGCAATTCGGCTGCACAAGATGCACTGTATGAGATGATCGCCATGAAAGCTTACCTCAACATGCTCGCGCTGGACAACTGGGGATTGGTTTTCAGGAAAGAATATTCCAATGACCTTTCCGAGATCCTCAGGGGTGAAGCAGCCGTCGAGTACCTGGAAGGGGAATTGTTGTCAGTGGTCGATGTGATCAATAGTGACAAAGGACCCGGTAGATTGAACAAATATGCCGTGGAAGCATTGCTGGCGCGGTTGTATCTGAATGCAGCGGTGTATCGCGATCCGTATGGCACACCTGACTTCCGTCAAGAGGACATGGATAAGGTGATCGAGTATACAAGTAATATCATTGATGGACCATATGCCTTGTCCGCAGAGTATTTTGACCTATTCAGTGATGATAATGATGCCAGCCCAGAGGTTATATTTTCACTTGATCAAAGGGGTGTACTTCAGACAGAGCATAGTCGATGGGCCTACTGGTCCATGTCCGGTGATCAAATTCCACGACCTGAATTTCCCAATACCCGGGGAACCGATGCTGTGGCAGCAACCCCCGATTTCTATCAGTCCTGGGTGGATGCTTATGGTGATGTGGATCCCGCAGATGCCGATGCACGTTTTTTTAAGGAAAATACGGTTATCCCTGAAGACCTTAGGGACCTTACCGGGGTTAATCCCAACAATGACGCAGATCACTACTACTGCGTGGAGGCCACCGAGTTTGAAGTGGACAGGGGAATCCTCCGCAATATCATCTGGGGACCCAGAAAGGATGAGAGTGGTAATATCATGACCTGCGAGGATGGTACTGTAAGGATCTATCCTGTGATAAACAGAAGAAGCAGCGGTGCAGACATTCGCTATGTAGATCATACGCTCAAAGTGGACTTTACCACCGAGGGAAGCTTGCACAATGCGGGCTACCGGTTTTCCAAGTATCAGTTTAGCCATACGGCTCCCAACTGCTGTAGCAACAGTAGTGTGGACTTGGTACTGATCCGACTGGGAGAAATCTACCTGATGCGTGCCGAGGCCAAGCTGAGAAAAGGCGACAATGCTGGTGCCCTGGCCGATGTGAACACACTGAGGACATCCAGAGATGCACGTCCTGCGCAGACCCCTGCTCCCTTCGATGACATTGACCTGGACATCCTGTTCAGGGAGAGTGGCTTTGAGCTGTACTGGGAAGGCCACAGAAGAAACTACCAAATCCGCTATGGCAAGTACGAGGACAGCTGGACAGAGAAAAACGATGCGGACGTGCACAAACGACTTTTCCCCATTCCCCAAAAAGCCATGGACGGCGCTTCCAGTGAGCCAGGCTTCTTGGAGCAAAATGCTGGTTACTAA
- a CDS encoding SusC/RagA family TonB-linked outer membrane protein: MISKLRFSKAIYASACLALWAGASTVPHGLIAKGAGNDVLLKSNDSFSDLVSVKKVISGTVTDDQGVPLPGATIRVKGTTNGTVTDVDGEFSIEVEEGAVLQVSFVGFVAQEVPVNGQTSFTIQLASDAAQLDEMVVVGYGTQKRSDITGAIGSVKAGDFNKGVISNPVDLLQGKMAGVNITSTSGEPGAAQNVIIRGIGSLRSGTQPLYVLDGFLLDNSDTGIASNPLNFLNPSDIESIEVLKDASATALYGSRASNGVVVITTKKGKSGATQMNLSASTAWSSMANKIDVFGADEFREQVVAAGGDLEDYGGNTDWQDELTQVALSKNINFSMSGSNSSKFSYFASVGYQDQEGILKNSELERFSGKLNMNQKAFDGRLNVDYNLTASHTKNLRPSIGSTISDMLSLNPTVPTYTDGEPTLLNTNALNPLKRYELYSDDAANNRILATISPSFEILDGLTYKLNLGVDYSSTNRYQQYRPYTAVINESNISDGTLDEGISENTNKLVENTLTYNWHNYQHNLTVLAGHSFQTFLDEYRLTSARGFADNNIEPRYQDHNSTSEYPTTVSSSAVKNELQSFFARVNYTFDDKYLFTGTFRADGSSKFGENNKYGYFPSFALGWNITKEDFMSNSVFDNLKLRASWGQTGNQEIPSKITKASYSEDRLSEGSGSLNTYPIDTDATSLDGYPYGIVFTRLANPDLQWEVSTQIDFGIDFAFFDHRLTGTLDYFKKVSSNILLEVVPADPVEPTSTYWDNIENMKIHNSGIELALDYASVERGDFSYSIGGNVTFIQNEVKDSPYSVLTTGAAQGAGQTGATINGYINGEPIGAFYMLEFDGITEDGVNRFKDTNGDGEVLDNDRTVVGSAIPKVIYGAHMNFNYKSFDLGLNFNGSAGSKVYNHTTMSLFTKAQLARSNNTTDFATQYPEESFNNSNTVSTRFLENGSYFRLNNATLGYNLNSAMIGLGDAFQNIRISVTGQNLFVITDYTGFDPEVNTGSTAGGIQTFGIDRFTYPRARTYSINLNLTF; the protein is encoded by the coding sequence ATGATTTCAAAATTACGATTTTCTAAAGCCATTTATGCCTCGGCATGTCTGGCTTTATGGGCAGGGGCAAGTACTGTCCCCCATGGCCTAATCGCCAAAGGTGCTGGAAATGATGTTCTCCTAAAGAGTAACGACTCATTTTCGGATTTAGTTTCAGTGAAAAAAGTAATCTCAGGCACCGTTACGGATGATCAGGGAGTCCCGTTACCGGGTGCTACCATTCGCGTCAAAGGCACCACCAATGGTACGGTTACCGATGTTGATGGTGAATTTTCCATTGAAGTAGAAGAAGGTGCTGTGCTTCAGGTTTCCTTTGTGGGCTTTGTTGCGCAAGAGGTGCCCGTAAATGGCCAGACTTCGTTTACCATTCAGTTGGCTTCTGATGCTGCCCAACTCGATGAAATGGTTGTCGTGGGTTATGGAACCCAGAAGCGGTCAGACATTACCGGTGCCATTGGTTCTGTCAAAGCTGGAGATTTTAATAAAGGGGTGATCTCTAACCCAGTGGATCTATTGCAAGGCAAAATGGCCGGTGTGAACATTACTTCCACCAGTGGGGAGCCTGGAGCCGCCCAAAATGTCATTATCAGGGGGATTGGTAGTTTGCGTTCTGGAACACAGCCGCTTTACGTGCTGGATGGTTTTTTGTTGGACAATTCCGATACGGGAATTGCCTCTAATCCGCTTAACTTCCTAAATCCGAGTGATATCGAAAGTATCGAGGTGCTGAAGGATGCCAGTGCGACGGCACTTTATGGATCGAGAGCTTCCAATGGGGTAGTAGTAATTACCACCAAAAAAGGAAAATCCGGTGCGACCCAGATGAACTTGTCCGCTTCCACCGCCTGGTCTTCGATGGCCAATAAAATAGATGTTTTTGGTGCTGATGAATTCCGTGAGCAGGTCGTTGCTGCGGGAGGAGATTTGGAAGATTATGGGGGGAATACGGACTGGCAGGATGAATTGACTCAAGTGGCCTTATCGAAAAACATCAATTTCTCGATGAGTGGATCCAACTCCAGTAAATTTTCCTACTTCGCTTCAGTGGGTTATCAAGATCAGGAAGGAATCCTGAAGAACAGTGAATTGGAGCGCTTTTCTGGCAAGCTAAACATGAACCAGAAGGCTTTTGACGGGAGGCTGAACGTAGATTATAACTTGACGGCTTCCCACACCAAAAACCTGCGGCCAAGTATCGGTTCTACCATTAGCGATATGCTGAGCTTAAACCCCACGGTTCCTACCTACACCGATGGTGAGCCCACTTTGCTCAATACCAATGCCCTGAACCCGTTGAAGCGGTATGAGCTGTACAGCGACGATGCGGCAAACAACCGGATCTTGGCGACGATCTCGCCTTCTTTTGAGATCCTGGATGGGCTGACCTATAAGTTGAACTTAGGTGTGGATTATTCCAGCACCAATAGATACCAGCAATACAGACCTTATACGGCTGTGATCAATGAGTCCAATATATCGGATGGTACATTGGATGAAGGAATAAGCGAGAACACCAATAAACTGGTCGAGAACACGCTGACGTATAATTGGCATAATTACCAGCATAACCTGACTGTTTTGGCGGGGCATTCCTTCCAGACCTTTTTGGATGAGTACAGGTTGACCTCTGCCAGGGGATTTGCCGATAATAATATAGAACCTCGGTATCAAGACCATAACAGTACCAGTGAATATCCTACTACGGTGAGTTCCTCTGCTGTTAAGAATGAACTGCAATCGTTTTTTGCGAGGGTGAATTACACCTTTGACGACAAATATTTGTTTACCGGCACCTTCCGGGCTGATGGATCTTCCAAGTTTGGAGAGAACAACAAATATGGCTATTTCCCTTCTTTTGCCCTGGGCTGGAATATCACCAAGGAGGATTTCATGAGCAATTCTGTTTTCGATAACCTGAAGCTGCGTGCCAGCTGGGGACAAACCGGAAATCAGGAAATTCCTTCGAAAATTACGAAAGCAAGTTATTCCGAAGATAGGTTGTCAGAAGGATCGGGCAGTCTCAATACCTACCCCATCGATACCGACGCCACGTCATTGGACGGGTATCCTTATGGTATCGTCTTCACCAGATTGGCCAATCCTGACCTGCAGTGGGAAGTGTCCACCCAAATCGATTTCGGGATTGATTTTGCCTTCTTTGACCATCGCTTGACCGGTACCTTGGACTACTTTAAGAAAGTGTCTTCAAATATCCTGCTGGAAGTCGTGCCTGCTGATCCTGTAGAGCCCACTTCTACTTATTGGGACAATATCGAAAACATGAAAATCCACAACAGTGGGATTGAGCTGGCCCTGGATTATGCAAGTGTAGAGCGCGGTGACTTCTCTTATTCGATCGGCGGTAATGTTACGTTCATTCAGAATGAGGTAAAGGATTCCCCTTATTCGGTATTGACTACAGGAGCTGCACAGGGAGCCGGCCAAACGGGCGCGACCATTAACGGCTATATCAACGGTGAGCCTATCGGGGCGTTTTATATGTTGGAGTTTGATGGTATTACAGAAGATGGGGTCAATAGATTTAAGGATACCAATGGCGATGGCGAAGTGCTGGACAATGATCGTACGGTGGTCGGAAGTGCTATCCCCAAAGTGATCTATGGTGCACACATGAACTTCAACTATAAGTCATTTGACTTAGGCCTGAACTTTAATGGTTCTGCAGGAAGTAAAGTGTATAATCACACGACCATGTCACTCTTTACCAAGGCTCAACTGGCCAGGTCCAATAACACGACGGATTTCGCGACACAATACCCAGAAGAGTCCTTTAATAATTCCAATACGGTATCCACCCGTTTCTTGGAGAATGGCTCCTACTTCAGGCTGAACAATGCCACGTTGGGCTATAACCTGAACTCAGCAATGATTGGTTTGGGTGATGCCTTCCAAAATATCCGGATTTCGGTGACAGGCCAAAACCTGTTTGTGATTACGGATTATACTGGATTTGACCCAGAGGTAAACACGGGCTCCACGGCCGGAGGTATTCAGACTTTCGGGATCGACCGGTTTACCTATCCGAGAGCAAGGACTTATTCGATCAACCTGAATTTGACCTTCTAA
- a CDS encoding TetR/AcrR family transcriptional regulator, whose protein sequence is MNTKERIIQLADELIRTKGCNAFSFGDISKALHIKNASIHYHFATKTALIIAVIQKHSRLLLKFKRRVAEEDPLEKVRLFLTTYTTARSDGKISILGALASDYLTLDEAIQLELKVLTDGTLQWLMETLKEGKEQGAFNYTSDPKSKAQMVITSILGAEQLSRVTFYHNFRQAKATIINDLINRKP, encoded by the coding sequence ATGAATACAAAGGAGAGGATCATACAGCTTGCCGATGAACTCATCAGGACGAAGGGGTGCAATGCCTTTAGTTTCGGGGATATATCGAAAGCACTTCATATAAAGAATGCCTCCATCCACTATCACTTTGCCACCAAGACGGCACTGATCATAGCGGTGATCCAAAAGCACAGTCGCCTTCTTTTGAAATTCAAGCGACGGGTGGCTGAAGAAGATCCCCTGGAAAAAGTCAGGTTGTTTTTAACTACCTACACAACGGCCAGATCTGATGGGAAAATAAGTATTCTGGGCGCTTTGGCCAGTGATTACCTCACGTTAGATGAAGCCATACAGCTCGAGCTTAAGGTGTTGACCGATGGTACATTGCAGTGGCTGATGGAGACATTAAAAGAAGGGAAGGAGCAAGGGGCGTTTAACTATACCTCAGATCCTAAAAGCAAGGCCCAAATGGTCATTACGAGTATTCTTGGAGCAGAGCAGCTGTCCAGGGTTACATTTTACCATAATTTCAGGCAGGCCAAAGCGACTATTATCAATGATTTAATCAATAGAAAACCATGA
- a CDS encoding type II toxin-antitoxin system HipA family toxin has product MIKITNCPGTLAPDHETYSTRCIRHMFEGKKTSHFLPYQSHQSNNDQEMAALMDNRKRISISGVQEKLSVIWDKGVIRLTKAGEQGTYILKPIPRDLERVGQVPANEHLTMQIAKQVYGLTTAENALIFFQNGEPAYLTKRFDVLKNGKKLGIEDFATLAGKTKETDGDEFKYNYSYEGIADLIKQYATAAPIVLENFYKLVLFNFLFSNGDAHLKNFSLLETPAGDYQLSPAYDLTNSQLHVKDPELALKDGLFKNDYETESYKANAFYAYDDFYEFGIRIGLLESRTSKILSNYIAEQTEVKTLIYRSFLNEEAQKIYMQTYQQRLRSLNYSFNTKL; this is encoded by the coding sequence ATGATTAAGATTACCAACTGCCCTGGCACACTAGCACCCGATCACGAGACTTATAGTACCCGTTGTATTAGGCATATGTTTGAAGGTAAAAAAACAAGCCACTTTTTACCTTACCAGAGCCATCAGTCCAATAATGACCAGGAAATGGCAGCATTGATGGATAACCGGAAACGGATATCCATTTCCGGAGTCCAGGAAAAATTATCTGTAATTTGGGATAAAGGAGTAATCCGCTTGACCAAAGCAGGTGAACAGGGCACTTATATCCTTAAACCAATCCCTAGGGATTTGGAACGGGTGGGACAGGTCCCTGCAAATGAGCACCTGACCATGCAGATCGCCAAGCAAGTATATGGATTGACAACCGCTGAAAACGCCTTGATATTCTTTCAAAATGGAGAACCCGCTTATCTCACCAAAAGGTTTGATGTATTGAAAAACGGAAAAAAATTAGGGATCGAGGATTTTGCCACACTAGCCGGTAAAACAAAGGAAACCGATGGTGATGAATTTAAATACAATTACAGCTATGAGGGTATTGCAGACCTCATTAAACAATATGCCACTGCTGCTCCCATAGTTTTGGAAAACTTCTATAAATTGGTATTGTTCAATTTCCTGTTTTCCAATGGAGATGCCCACCTAAAAAACTTCAGCCTTTTGGAAACCCCTGCAGGAGATTACCAATTGAGTCCCGCCTATGACCTTACAAATTCCCAGCTCCATGTAAAAGATCCGGAACTCGCACTAAAAGACGGTCTTTTCAAAAACGATTATGAGACCGAAAGCTACAAGGCCAATGCATTTTACGCCTATGACGACTTCTATGAATTTGGTATAAGAATAGGGCTATTAGAATCACGAACTTCGAAAATCTTGTCGAACTACATCGCCGAGCAAACCGAAGTTAAAACATTAATTTACAGGAGTTTTCTCAATGAGGAAGCCCAAAAGATATATATGCAGACGTACCAACAGCGGCTGAGGTCGTTGAATTACTCCTTTAATACGAAATTGTAG
- a CDS encoding aldo/keto reductase, with product MKYNYVGNTGLLVSELCFGTMTFGGQDAGMWTQIGQLQQKQVNQMLQAVIDAGINFIDTANVYSFGQSEQLLGQGLRDLNIPRDEVVIATKVMGKMSEHPNSAGLSRYHIFNSVEASLKRLQVNFIDILYVHGVDPATDVEEIVRSLNDIIDSGKVRYVAICNWPAWMVAQAQTIAQYSGWHKFIGLQYHYSAATRDIEHELVPVAEAHQLAIFPWSPLSGGFLTGKFTREGSKSDNARRANFDFPPIDKEKAFHLVDTMAEIGKSHGASIAQVALAWVRQQPGITSTIIGAKTQEQLTSNIQSVDLTLSKEDLSKIEGISPLQSLYPGWMVEHQSEYRRPIK from the coding sequence ATGAAATACAACTACGTAGGCAACACAGGGCTACTGGTTTCTGAACTTTGCTTTGGCACCATGACGTTTGGTGGCCAAGATGCTGGAATGTGGACCCAGATCGGGCAGCTACAGCAAAAGCAGGTCAACCAAATGCTTCAGGCGGTCATCGATGCGGGGATCAACTTTATCGATACCGCCAATGTGTATTCTTTTGGCCAATCGGAGCAGTTACTGGGCCAAGGCTTAAGGGATCTTAACATCCCCAGGGACGAAGTGGTCATCGCCACCAAAGTAATGGGCAAGATGAGCGAGCATCCCAACAGTGCAGGCCTCTCCCGCTACCATATATTCAACTCCGTCGAGGCCAGTCTCAAACGCCTTCAGGTTAATTTTATAGACATTCTTTACGTTCATGGTGTAGATCCGGCCACCGATGTAGAAGAAATAGTACGCTCACTGAATGACATCATTGATAGCGGCAAGGTCCGCTATGTGGCCATCTGTAATTGGCCTGCATGGATGGTGGCACAGGCCCAGACCATCGCGCAGTATAGTGGCTGGCACAAGTTTATTGGCCTCCAATATCATTATTCGGCCGCGACCAGGGACATTGAACACGAACTGGTACCCGTGGCAGAGGCACATCAGTTGGCCATTTTCCCTTGGAGCCCGCTGTCCGGAGGTTTTCTTACTGGGAAGTTTACCAGGGAAGGCAGCAAATCGGATAATGCCAGAAGGGCTAATTTTGACTTTCCTCCCATCGATAAGGAAAAAGCCTTTCACTTGGTGGATACAATGGCAGAAATCGGTAAGTCCCATGGGGCAAGCATCGCACAAGTGGCATTGGCCTGGGTCAGGCAGCAACCGGGCATTACCAGCACCATCATAGGCGCCAAAACACAAGAGCAATTAACATCCAATATTCAGTCTGTCGATCTTACATTGAGCAAGGAAGACTTATCAAAAATAGAGGGAATCAGCCCGCTCCAATCCCTCTATCCAGGATGGATGGTCGAGCACCAAAGTGAATACCGAAGGCCTATAAAATGA
- the fabF gene encoding beta-ketoacyl-ACP synthase II: MRRVVITGMGALTPTGNNVADFWQSLKEGESGAAPITKFDTSKFKTKFACELKDFNPQDHIPRAEARKYDLFTQYALVAVAEAIENGKVEFDQLDKNRIGVIWGSGNGGIDTFHQQVAEYVRGDGTPRFNPYFIPKMIVDIASGVISIKYGLRGVNFATVSACATSNTAIIDAFNHIKWNKADMIITGGSEAAITESAIGGFGSAKALSTNNENPATASRPFDVSRDGFVMGEGAGALILEELECAKRRGATIIAEVVGGGMAADAYHLTGTHPEGEGAYLGMLAAMEEAGIGPEKIDYINVHATSTPLGDVSELKAIERVFGRDSKLNISATKSMTGHLLGAAGAIEAIACIKAIQDDVIPPTINTVEVDPACQRGFDLTLGTAQNRPVQYAMSNTFGFGGHIATAIFKEYEA; the protein is encoded by the coding sequence ATGAGAAGAGTAGTAATTACAGGAATGGGAGCTTTGACGCCCACCGGAAATAATGTGGCAGATTTCTGGCAATCACTGAAGGAGGGGGAAAGCGGTGCGGCACCCATTACCAAATTCGATACCTCAAAGTTCAAGACAAAATTTGCGTGTGAGCTAAAAGACTTTAATCCGCAGGACCATATCCCAAGAGCTGAAGCCAGGAAGTATGACTTGTTTACCCAATATGCCCTGGTGGCGGTAGCCGAAGCAATAGAGAATGGGAAGGTTGAATTTGATCAACTGGATAAGAACCGCATCGGGGTGATCTGGGGATCCGGGAATGGGGGAATAGATACCTTTCACCAGCAAGTGGCGGAGTACGTTCGAGGAGATGGCACACCCAGGTTCAATCCGTACTTTATCCCGAAAATGATTGTGGATATAGCCTCAGGGGTGATTTCCATCAAATATGGGTTGCGGGGAGTAAACTTTGCGACCGTGTCTGCTTGTGCCACCTCCAATACGGCGATCATTGATGCCTTTAACCATATCAAGTGGAACAAGGCAGATATGATCATCACGGGAGGGTCAGAAGCTGCTATTACTGAAAGTGCCATTGGTGGCTTCGGTTCGGCAAAAGCCCTGTCCACCAATAATGAAAATCCAGCAACAGCCTCCCGGCCTTTTGATGTCAGTAGGGACGGATTTGTGATGGGGGAAGGTGCGGGAGCACTGATCTTGGAAGAGCTGGAATGTGCCAAAAGACGCGGTGCCACAATCATCGCTGAAGTAGTGGGGGGCGGCATGGCGGCAGATGCTTATCACCTGACGGGTACACACCCTGAGGGAGAAGGTGCCTATCTGGGCATGTTAGCGGCAATGGAAGAAGCGGGCATAGGCCCCGAAAAGATCGATTATATTAACGTTCATGCGACATCGACTCCCTTGGGTGATGTCAGTGAATTAAAGGCCATTGAGCGGGTTTTTGGTCGAGACAGTAAACTCAATATCAGTGCGACCAAGTCCATGACCGGTCATTTGCTGGGCGCAGCAGGGGCAATAGAGGCCATTGCCTGCATCAAGGCGATCCAGGATGACGTCATTCCGCCAACTATCAATACGGTCGAGGTGGATCCGGCTTGTCAAAGGGGCTTTGACCTGACCTTGGGCACGGCACAGAACCGGCCCGTCCAGTACGCGATGAGCAATACCTTTGGTTTTGGAGGACATATTGCCACTGCTATTTTTAAGGAGTATGAGGCGTAG
- a CDS encoding helix-turn-helix domain-containing protein: MTINEIGNSIRERRKMLGITQSDLAEMAQISINTLYKIERGEANPSIRVLNKIANILGLEISINVKKLTDQ; the protein is encoded by the coding sequence ATGACAATTAATGAGATAGGCAATAGTATTAGGGAGCGTCGCAAAATGTTGGGCATAACACAATCAGACCTTGCGGAAATGGCCCAAATCAGCATCAACACTCTCTACAAAATCGAAAGAGGTGAGGCAAACCCATCGATAAGGGTCTTGAACAAAATTGCCAATATCCTGGGGTTGGAAATTTCCATTAATGTCAAAAAATTAACTGATCAATGA